In one window of Desulforhabdus amnigena DNA:
- the hisG gene encoding ATP phosphoribosyltransferase, protein MKQLVLGIPKGSLQESTLRLFRQSGWRISLSDRNYFPEINDADISCSICRAQEMSRYVESGTFDVGLTGRDWIMENDSDVIVVADLIYSKVSQRPARWVLAVPLDSPVHDLKDLQGKKIATELVNFTRRYFSAAGVDVNVEFSWGATEAKVIAGLCDAIVEVTETGATMRANGLRIAKELMQSNTQLIANKKAWEDPWKREKIEHISMLLQSALRAEELVGLKMNVPEEHLNAVIELLPSLNAPTIAHLYQSDWLSVETVVSKNIVRELIPQLIKRGAQGIIEYSLNKVI, encoded by the coding sequence GTGAAACAACTCGTCTTGGGTATTCCCAAGGGAAGTCTTCAGGAATCCACTCTCAGGCTCTTTCGCCAGTCCGGTTGGCGAATCTCTCTTTCCGACAGAAATTATTTTCCTGAAATCAACGATGCAGATATCAGCTGTTCCATCTGCCGGGCTCAGGAGATGTCGCGATACGTGGAAAGCGGCACTTTCGATGTGGGGCTTACGGGGCGCGACTGGATCATGGAAAACGATTCAGACGTGATCGTCGTGGCAGATCTCATCTATTCCAAGGTAAGCCAGCGCCCAGCCCGTTGGGTACTGGCAGTTCCCCTGGACTCGCCAGTCCATGATCTCAAGGACTTACAGGGCAAAAAGATCGCCACGGAACTGGTAAATTTCACACGGCGGTATTTTTCCGCGGCTGGGGTAGATGTCAACGTGGAGTTCTCCTGGGGAGCCACGGAAGCAAAAGTCATCGCCGGACTGTGTGATGCAATTGTGGAGGTGACTGAAACCGGAGCGACCATGCGCGCCAACGGGCTTCGAATAGCAAAGGAATTGATGCAGTCCAATACGCAGTTGATCGCCAACAAAAAGGCCTGGGAAGATCCGTGGAAACGAGAGAAAATCGAACACATTTCCATGCTTCTCCAATCTGCACTGCGTGCGGAAGAACTTGTGGGACTGAAGATGAATGTGCCCGAAGAGCACTTGAACGCGGTCATAGAGCTTTTACCGAGCCTCAATGCACCCACTATCGCACATCTCTACCAGAGCGACTGGCTTTCTGTGGAAACAGTCGTATCCAAGAATATTGTGAGGGAATTGATTCCCCAGCTCATAAAACGGGGCGCACAAGGCATCATCGAATACTCGCTCAATAAGGTGATCTGA
- the hisI gene encoding phosphoribosyl-AMP cyclohydrolase translates to MKPDFSKHHGLLPAIAQNASDGKVLMLAYMNELAWDKTVETGKAHYWSRSRQKLWLKGEESGHVQMVKEIYVDCDLDTILLKVEQIGKAACHTGYESCFYRRYREGRLEVIGQPIFDPKEVYKK, encoded by the coding sequence TTGAAACCCGATTTTAGTAAGCACCATGGATTGCTTCCTGCGATTGCTCAAAATGCCAGCGATGGCAAAGTATTGATGTTGGCTTACATGAATGAACTCGCATGGGATAAAACCGTGGAAACGGGGAAGGCTCACTACTGGAGCAGATCCCGCCAGAAGCTCTGGCTCAAGGGAGAAGAGTCCGGTCACGTGCAAATGGTCAAAGAGATCTATGTAGACTGTGATTTGGACACGATCCTGCTCAAAGTGGAGCAAATTGGCAAAGCTGCCTGCCATACCGGCTATGAAAGCTGTTTTTACCGCCGCTATCGAGAAGGCCGGTTGGAAGTGATCGGGCAACCTATTTTTGATCCAAAGGAGGTCTATAAAAAGTGA